One segment of Chionomys nivalis chromosome 1, mChiNiv1.1, whole genome shotgun sequence DNA contains the following:
- the LOC130887473 gene encoding immunoglobulin-binding protein 1b-like isoform X2, whose amino-acid sequence MASEQELQTPRLPDLLETGRELLEEVEASTQPMGSRLIQDKVTRALELLAKASDMLSQLDMFSRNEDWEEIASADLKYLMLPALKGALTLKLVDTRHRVNHLQQARDHFMNFLTQSHNYHLADFQLPWGQSSSQESNQPPSAVLELNLVAMASQRQAKIQRIFGAGYPSLATMTVNDWYEQQQKCEVLPSSDKEVEKQAPPPDSHRVSQQEEEPELEQKEEEEDEDALHRMQQWDDWKDTHPRGYGNRQNMG is encoded by the exons ATGGCATCTGAGCAGGAGCTGCAGACGCCGAGGCTTCCGGACTTGCTGGAAACCGGCAGAGAACTTCTGGAGGAGGTAGAAGCCTCAACGCAACCCATGGGCTCCAGGCTAATCCAGGATAAGGTAACGAGGGCCTTGGAACTCCTGGCGAAAGCCTCAGACATGTTATCGCAGCTCGATATGTTCAGCAGGAACGAAGATTGGGAGGAGATTGCTTCCGCTGACCTCAAGTACCTGATGCTCCCGGCCCTGAAGGGTGCGCTCACACTGAAGCTGGTGGACACCAGACATCGTGTCAACCACCTGCAGCAGGCTCGAGACCACTTCATGAACTTCCTAACCCAGAGCCACAACTACCACTTGGCAGATTTTCAACTGCCCTGGGGCCAGAGCAGCTCCCAGGAAAGCAACCAGCCCCCTTCAGCCGTCCTGGAGCTCAACCTCGTTGCCATGGCATCCCAGAGACAGGCCAAAATCCAGAG GA TCTTTGGAGCTGGGTACCCAAGTCTGGCGACTATGACGGTGAACGACTGGTATGAGCAGCAGCAGAAATGTGAGGTTTTACCGTCATCAGATAAGGAAGTCGAAAAGCAAGCACCACCACCTGATTCCCACAGAGTGTCTCAGCAAGAAGAAGAGCCGGAGCTGgagcaaaaggaagaagaggaagatgaggatgCACTCCACAGGATGCAGCAGTGGGATGACTGGAAGGACACCCATCCTAGGGGCTATGGCAACCGACAGAACATGGGCTAA
- the LOC130887473 gene encoding immunoglobulin-binding protein 1b-like isoform X1, producing MASEQELQTPRLPDLLETGRELLEEVEASTQPMGSRLIQDKVTRALELLAKASDMLSQLDMFSRNEDWEEIASADLKYLMLPALKGALTLKLVDTRHRVNHLQQARDHFMNFLTQSHNYHLADFQLPWGQSSSQESNQPPSAVLELNLVAMASQRQAKIQRYKQNKAVEQKLAALKSVVESGQADDERVREYYLLQLRRWINISLDEIESIDQELEILRERDSSSEASASRLPPQERPPIKPFVLTRSVAQAQVFGAGYPSLATMTVNDWYEQQQKCEVLPSSDKEVEKQAPPPDSHRVSQQEEEPELEQKEEEEDEDALHRMQQWDDWKDTHPRGYGNRQNMG from the coding sequence ATGGCATCTGAGCAGGAGCTGCAGACGCCGAGGCTTCCGGACTTGCTGGAAACCGGCAGAGAACTTCTGGAGGAGGTAGAAGCCTCAACGCAACCCATGGGCTCCAGGCTAATCCAGGATAAGGTAACGAGGGCCTTGGAACTCCTGGCGAAAGCCTCAGACATGTTATCGCAGCTCGATATGTTCAGCAGGAACGAAGATTGGGAGGAGATTGCTTCCGCTGACCTCAAGTACCTGATGCTCCCGGCCCTGAAGGGTGCGCTCACACTGAAGCTGGTGGACACCAGACATCGTGTCAACCACCTGCAGCAGGCTCGAGACCACTTCATGAACTTCCTAACCCAGAGCCACAACTACCACTTGGCAGATTTTCAACTGCCCTGGGGCCAGAGCAGCTCCCAGGAAAGCAACCAGCCCCCTTCAGCCGTCCTGGAGCTCAACCTCGTTGCCATGGCATCCCAGAGACAGGCCAAAATCCAGAGGTACAAGCAGAATAAGGCGGTGGAGCAGAAGCTGGCTGCCCTGAAGTCAGTAGTGGAGAGTGGTCAGGCTGATGACGAGCGTGTGCGGGAATATTACCTCCTTCAGCTGCGCAGGTGGATCAACATCAGCTTAGATGAGATCGAGAGCATCGACCAGGAGTTAGAGATCCTGAGGGAAAGAGACTCCTCCAGTGAGGCATCAGCTTCTCGTTTGCCTCCTCAGGAGAGACCTCCAATAAAACCCTTTGTCCTCACTCGGAGCGTTGCCCAAGCACAAGTCTTTGGAGCTGGGTACCCAAGTCTGGCGACTATGACGGTGAACGACTGGTATGAGCAGCAGCAGAAATGTGAGGTTTTACCGTCATCAGATAAGGAAGTCGAAAAGCAAGCACCACCACCTGATTCCCACAGAGTGTCTCAGCAAGAAGAAGAGCCGGAGCTGgagcaaaaggaagaagaggaagatgaggatgCACTCCACAGGATGCAGCAGTGGGATGACTGGAAGGACACCCATCCTAGGGGCTATGGCAACCGACAGAACATGGGCTAA